One Mustela nigripes isolate SB6536 chromosome 5, MUSNIG.SB6536, whole genome shotgun sequence DNA segment encodes these proteins:
- the C5H6orf120 gene encoding UPF0669 protein C6orf120 homolog: MAAAWQRALLPPLLLLLLLAWQAASPAGFPEEDEAPGAWVLLHVVQGQVGAGNYSYLRLSHEGRVVLRMRSVSGDADLYVSDSTLQPSFDDYALQSATCGADAVAIPAHFRRPVGIGVYGHPSHRESAFEMKVYLDRSAEPAPFADAAAPDGGAPGHRHAQAPEDAPPEEESVLWTVLISLLKLVLEVLF; the protein is encoded by the coding sequence ATGGCTGCGGCCTGGCAGCGcgcgctgctgccgccgctgctgctgctgctgctgctggcctggCAGGCGGCGTCCCCGGCGGGCTTCCCGGAGGAGGACGAGGCGCCCGGGGCCTGGGTCCTGCTGCACGTGGTGCAGGGCCAGGTCGGCGCCGGGAACTACAGCTACCTGAGGCTGAGCCACGAGGGCCGGGTGGTGCTGCGCATGCGCAGCGTCAGCGGGGACGCCGACCTCTACGTGTCGGACAGCACGCTGCAGCCCAGCTTCGACGACTACGCGCTGCAGTCCGCGACGTGCGGCGCGGACGCCGTGGCCATCCCCGCGCACTTCCGGCGGCCCGTGGGCATCGGCGTGTACGGGCACCCGTCGCACCGCGAGAGCGCGTTCGAGATGAAGGTGTACCTGGACCGCAGCGCGGAGCCGGCCCCGTTCGCCGACGCGGCGGCCCCGGACGGCGGGGCCCCGGGGCACCGGCACGCGCAGGCCCCCGAGGACGCGCCCCCGGAGGAGGAGTCGGTGCTCTGGACGGTCCTCATCAGCCTCCTGAAGCTGGTGCTGGAGGTCCTGTTCTGA
- the PHF10 gene encoding PHD finger protein 10 isoform X1, translated as MLQEQVSEYLGVTSFKRKYPERRDLSHKEKLYLRELNVITETQCTLGLTALRSDEVIDLMIKEYPAKHAEYSVILQEKERQRITDHYKEYSQLQQQNTQKVEASKVPEYIKKAAKKAAEFNSNLNRERMEERRAYFDLQTHVIQVPQGKYRVLPTERTKVSSYPVALIPGQFQEYYKRYSPDELRYLPLNTALYEPPLDPELPALDSDGDSDDAEDSRGDEKQKHKGTSDSSSGNVSEGEGLPDGQEEPFQGRQRSKDKAATPRKDASKRSVLSKSVPGYKPKVIPNALCGICLKGKESNKKGKAESLIHCSQCDNSGHPSCLDMTMELVSMIKTYPWQCMECKTCIVCGQPHHEEEMMFCDVCDRGYHTFCVGLGAIPSGRWICDCCQRAPPTPRKVGRRGKNSKEG; from the exons ATGCTTCAGGAGCAAGTCAGTGAATACTTGGGGGTGACCTCCTTTAAACGGAAATATCCAG AGCGACGAGATTTGTCCCATAAGGAGAAACTCTACCTGCGGGAGCTGAATGTCATCACGGAGACGCAGTGTACTCTAG GTTTAACAGCATTGCGCAGTGATGAAGTGATTGATTTAATGATAAAAGAATATCCAGCCAAACATGCTGAGTACTCTGTTATTTTACAAGAGAAAGAGCGTCAGCGAATTACAGATCATTATAAAGAGTATTCT CAACTGCAACAACAGAACACTCAGAAAGTTGAAGCCAGCAAAGTGCCTGAGTACATTAAGAAAGCTGCCAAAAAAGCAGCCGAATTTAACAGCAACTTGAACCGGGAGCGTATGGAGGAGCGACGAGCTTACTTCGACTTGCAGACGCAC GTCATCCAGGTGCCTCAAGGGAAGTACAGAGTGTTGCCGACAGAGCGAACCAAGGTCAGCTCCTACCCGGTGGCCCTCATCCCCGGACAGTTTCAGGAATACTACAAAAG GTACTCCCCGGATGAGCTGCGGTATCTGCCGCTCAACACTGCGCTCTACGAGCCCCCCCTGGACCCCGAGCTGCCGGCCCTTGACAGTGATGGTGACTCGGACGATGCCGAGGACAGTCGAGGCGAcgagaaacagaaacacaaagggaCTTCG GACAGCTCCTCCGGCAACGTGTCCGAGGGGGAAGGCCTTCCTGACGGCCAGGAGGAGCCTTTCCAGGGAAGACAGAGATCCAAGGACAAAGCTGCTACTCCAAGAAAAGACGCTTCCAAACGTTCTGTACTGTCCAAGTCAGTCCCTGGGTACAAG CCAAAGGTCATTCCAAATGCTCTATGTGGAATTTGTCTGAAGGGTAAGGAGTCCAACAAGAAAGGGAAGGCTGAATCCCTCATACACTGCTCCCAGTGTGACAATAGTG GCCATCCTTCTTGCCTGGATATGACCATGGAGCTTGTTTCTATGATTAAGACCTACCCATGGCAATGTATGGAATGTAAAACTTGCATTGTATGTGGACAGCCCCACCATGAAGAAGAAATGATGTTCTGTGATGTGTGTGACAGAGGTTATCATACTTTTTGTGTGGGCCTTGGTGCTATTCCATCAG GTCGCTGGATTTGTGACTGTTGTCAGCGAGCCCCCCCAACACCCAGGAAAGTGGGCAGAAGGGGGAAAAACAGCAAAGAGggataa
- the PHF10 gene encoding PHD finger protein 10 isoform X2: MLQEQVSEYLGVTSFKRKYPDLERRDLSHKEKLYLRELNVITETQCTLGLTALRSDEVIDLMIKEYPAKHAEYSVILQEKERQRITDHYKEYSQLQQQNTQKVEASKVPEYIKKAAKKAAEFNSNLNRERMEERRAYFDLQTHVIQVPQGKYRVLPTERTKVSSYPVALIPGQFQEYYKRYSPDELRYLPLNTALYEPPLDPELPALDSDGDSDDAEDSRGDEKQKHKGTSDSSSGNVSEGEGLPDGQEEPFQGRQRSKDKAATPRKDASKRSVLSKSVPGYKPKVIPNALCGICLKGKESNKKGKAESLIHCSQCDNSGHPSCLDMTMELVSMIKTYPWQCMECKTCIVCGQPHHEEEMMFCDVCDRGYHTFCVGLGAIPSGRWICDCCQRAPPTPRKVGRRGKNSKEG, translated from the exons ATGCTTCAGGAGCAAGTCAGTGAATACTTGGGGGTGACCTCCTTTAAACGGAAATATCCAG atttagAGCGACGAGATTTGTCCCATAAGGAGAAACTCTACCTGCGGGAGCTGAATGTCATCACGGAGACGCAGTGTACTCTAG GTTTAACAGCATTGCGCAGTGATGAAGTGATTGATTTAATGATAAAAGAATATCCAGCCAAACATGCTGAGTACTCTGTTATTTTACAAGAGAAAGAGCGTCAGCGAATTACAGATCATTATAAAGAGTATTCT CAACTGCAACAACAGAACACTCAGAAAGTTGAAGCCAGCAAAGTGCCTGAGTACATTAAGAAAGCTGCCAAAAAAGCAGCCGAATTTAACAGCAACTTGAACCGGGAGCGTATGGAGGAGCGACGAGCTTACTTCGACTTGCAGACGCAC GTCATCCAGGTGCCTCAAGGGAAGTACAGAGTGTTGCCGACAGAGCGAACCAAGGTCAGCTCCTACCCGGTGGCCCTCATCCCCGGACAGTTTCAGGAATACTACAAAAG GTACTCCCCGGATGAGCTGCGGTATCTGCCGCTCAACACTGCGCTCTACGAGCCCCCCCTGGACCCCGAGCTGCCGGCCCTTGACAGTGATGGTGACTCGGACGATGCCGAGGACAGTCGAGGCGAcgagaaacagaaacacaaagggaCTTCG GACAGCTCCTCCGGCAACGTGTCCGAGGGGGAAGGCCTTCCTGACGGCCAGGAGGAGCCTTTCCAGGGAAGACAGAGATCCAAGGACAAAGCTGCTACTCCAAGAAAAGACGCTTCCAAACGTTCTGTACTGTCCAAGTCAGTCCCTGGGTACAAG CCAAAGGTCATTCCAAATGCTCTATGTGGAATTTGTCTGAAGGGTAAGGAGTCCAACAAGAAAGGGAAGGCTGAATCCCTCATACACTGCTCCCAGTGTGACAATAGTG GCCATCCTTCTTGCCTGGATATGACCATGGAGCTTGTTTCTATGATTAAGACCTACCCATGGCAATGTATGGAATGTAAAACTTGCATTGTATGTGGACAGCCCCACCATGAAGAAGAAATGATGTTCTGTGATGTGTGTGACAGAGGTTATCATACTTTTTGTGTGGGCCTTGGTGCTATTCCATCAG GTCGCTGGATTTGTGACTGTTGTCAGCGAGCCCCCCCAACACCCAGGAAAGTGGGCAGAAGGGGGAAAAACAGCAAAGAGggataa